The Vulpes vulpes isolate BD-2025 chromosome 8, VulVul3, whole genome shotgun sequence genome has a window encoding:
- the LOC112935273 gene encoding uncharacterized protein isoform X2: MRSSKLPHFCSVSNPSLLLRLRPDLSAKVAGKRQGNAPPWSSMCAKWQPGAGGWGAGGRLQGGQRGNRDRGPAVGCGGDENAREGIRNPPQPCTRHPPAASDTPPPRPPASYGVRRGRHYARGITVSQPPRQPHGLAVLTASTATPLTGPWPLTSSVPPVTRHDAGPRARRFQLAVPRERGIQKQRNPVSGQRSRRHYEEESGFALIYAAAASLCACVISTFCAAQRSWAETAEGRRGGN, encoded by the coding sequence ATGCGCAGCTCGAAGCTGCCCCACTTCTGTTCAGTCTCAAATCCATCCTTGCTTTTAAGGCTGCGACCCGATCTGTCTGCTAAAGTGGCGGGAAAGCGCCAAGGAAATGCGCCACCATGGTCGTCAATGTGCGCAAAATGGCAGCCGggagcgggggggtggggggcaggcgggCGGCTTCAAGGAGGGCAACGGGGAAACCGTGATCGTGGGCCTGCCGTGGGCTGTGGTGGAGACGAAAACGCCCGAGAAGGAATACGGAACCCACCCCAGCCTTGCACCCGCCACCCCCCGGCTGCCTCCGATAccccgcccccgcggcctccGGCTTCGTATGGTGTACGCCGAGGCCGCCATTACGCACGCGGAATAACCGTCTCCCAACCGCCGCGCCAACCCCACGGCCTCGCAGTACTCACTGCATCCACAGCAACGCCCCTCACTGGGCCCTGGCCTCTTACCTCCTCCGTACCGCCCGTAACGCGACATGATGCTGGCCCGCGAGCTCGGCGCTTTCAGCTCGCAGTGCCCAGGGAGCGAGGAATACAAAAGCAGCGAAACCCAGTGAGTGGCCAACGGTCCCGGCGGCACTACGAGGAAGAGTCTGGGTTCGCGCTTATATACGCGGCGGCGGCTTCTCTCTGCGCATGCGTCATTTCGACGTTCTGCGCGGCACAAAGGAGCTGGGCGGAAACAGCGGAGGGGCGGCGCGGAGGGAACTGA